The Chrysoperla carnea chromosome X, inChrCarn1.1, whole genome shotgun sequence genome includes a region encoding these proteins:
- the LOC123302850 gene encoding uncharacterized protein LOC123302850: MAEILEVTNVPEYDNVITGLEYHNHQAYNSSKFESSDESRICIQSQDLYTLPSESVLNIEGQVTDDSTTDDAVTNAVSFISNAISFMFHEIRYEIGGKVIDVINNVGIVSTIKNYLSLNENQSKALENAGFGENFKKDATGYFNVRIPLKMYMGFFEDYPKILVNMKQEIVIVRANDDINCFTSTVATSKPKIKINKLEWCVPYVKVSDKMRVKLYNLVNQNDDLRLWFRSMECLLIPELPLTDRHVWSVKTSVECPNYAVICFQTNRDRNILKDSSQFDHCNITNLKVYLNGEAYPYVNLNLNYTNKQTALLYEMYCNFQKSYYRRSITEPLLDKETFINKSPLFVIDCSKHPESLKSTTVDLRVEFEASANFPAKTRAYCIVFHDRLFKYNPLTNIVNRVV; encoded by the coding sequence ATGGCAGAAATATTAGAAGTGACCAATGTACCGGAGTACGATAATGTTATTACAGGACTAGAGTATCACAACCATCAAGCTTATAATTCATCGAAATTTGAGTCAAGCGATGAGAGTAGAATTTGCATCCAATCACAAGACTTGTACACATTACCAAGtgaaagtgttttaaatatcGAAGGTCAAGTGACTGATGATAGTACTACTGATGATGCTGTTACAAATGCAGTCAGCTTCATATCGAATGCTATATCATTTATGTTTCATGAAATTCGTTATGAAATTGGTGGTAAGGTAATTGATGTGATTAATAACGTAGGCATCGTTAGcactataaaaaactatctatccCTAAACGAAAATCAAAGTAAAGCTTTAGAGAATGCTGGTTTTGGTGAGAATTTTAAAAAGGATGCCACTGGTTACTTCAATGTTCGTATTccattgaaaatgtatatgggtttttttgaagattatccTAAAATTCTTGTAAACATGAAACAAGAAATCGTTATTGTTCGTGcaaatgatgatattaattgttttacctCAACTGTCGCAACAAGcaaacctaaaattaaaatcaacaaattagaATGGTGTGTTCCATACGTTAAAGTGTCTGATAAAATGCGAGTCAAATTATACAACTTAGTcaatcaaaatgatgatttgagGTTATGGTTTCGATCAATGGAATGTCTACTTATACCAGAACTACCATTAACTGATAGGCATGTGTGGAGTGTTAAAACTAGTGTAGAATGTCCTAACTATGCTGTTATCTGTTTCCAAACAAATCGTGACCGCAACATTTTAAAAGATTCCAGTCAGTTTGACCATTGTAAcatcacaaatttgaaagtcTATTTAAATGGTGAAGCATACCCATATGTGAATTTGAATCTAAATTACACGAACAAGCAAACAGCATTACTGTATGAGAtgtattgtaattttcaaaaatcgtactATAGACGCTCTATAACAGAACCATTGCTAGATAAagaaacgtttataaataaatcacctCTATTTGTCATTGACTGTTCTAAGCACCCAGAGTCACTTAAATCTACAACAGTGGACTTGCGCGTCGAGTTTGAAGCTAGTGCTAATTTCCCAGCGAAAACGCGTGCGTATTGTATAGTGTTCCAtgatcgattatttaaatacaatccaCTTACAAATATTGTGAATAGAGTAGTTTAA